The Candidatus Krumholzibacteriia bacterium genomic sequence CATGTCGGGCGACGCGGAACGATGCCTGGAGGCAGGGATGGACGGTTACGTCAGCAAGCCGGTCAAGGCCGATGCCCTGGTCGCGGTCGTCGAGAGCTGGATTCCCGACACCGATCCCGACGACGAGGTCGTCGACGCGCCCGTGAGCGCGAAGTCGAAGGACCCTCTGGACGACGAGGTCACGCTCGAACCGGGGGGCCTCGACGAACTGGTGTCCCTGGCCGGCGACGACACGTCGATGCTCGACGAGCTCGTGCAGACCTTCTTCGAGACGGCAGCGGAGCACCTCGAGACCATGCGGACGTCGTACGCGGACGGCGATCTGCGTCGGGTGGCCGAGTCGGCCCACGCTCTACGCGGAAGCGCGGGAACTCTCGGTGCGCGTCGACTGCACGGGATGAGCGGTCGGCTGGAGGATCGCGCGCGCGAATCCGGAGCGATGGTCGACGTCGGGGAACTCGACGCGATCGAGGCCGAGATCACGTCCGTACGCGCGGCGATCGAGCGACGCCTGGGCGCGCAGTCCTGATCCTTTCGTCGTCGGACGTCGTCTCGTGGACTCCGCCGAGCGCAGCGGGGACCAGACCGGCCACCCACACCGCCGCCACGAAGTAGAGAGCGAAGAGGGTCGTCGGCGTGAAGCCGTCGCCGGGTTCGGCGATCCATCGCACCGCCGCGACGCCGGCCACGGCCAGAACGACGCGGGGGACAGCCAGCGCCACGGAAGTTCGCTCGGTCCGCCGCTTCCACCCGGCACCCGCGATCGCACCGACCCCGACTCCGGCTCCGACTCCCAGCACCACGGCCGTCACTTCGAGGCCTGTCGCCAGGTGTGCCGCCAGTGCCGCGAGCAACCACAGTCCTGCGCGCTCGACCCGCGGCAGCCGGGCCAGCGAGTCCCCCCATGCACGTTCACCCCACACGAGCAGCACCAGCAGCACCGCTCCGATCAGCGCTCCGCCGCCGACGTCGATCAGGTCGTGGCGCACCAGGGCCAGCCGGCTGAAGGCGATCGCGGCGACGAGTACGGCGCAGGCCGCGCGCAGCCACGGCGAGCGCGCGTTGGCCGCCACCGAGCCCCACAGGACCACGGCCATGAGCGTGTGTCCGCTCGGGAAGGCGTGGCTGGCGTAGGCGCCGGGATCCTCGAGGCCGGCGGGCAGGCCGAACTCCAGGGGATCGATCCGGGGTCGCCCGATCGCGGCCTTCAGGGCTTCGCTCGTGGTTGCCGATGCGGCGAAGGCCAGTCCCAGCCGTAGCGCCCAGCGCATGGGCGCGATCGCGAAGAGCACCGGAAGTGCCACCGCGAAGAAGTCGGCCGAGCCCAGGAAGGCGATCGCCCGCCACAGCTCGTGCCACACCGGATCGGCGGCGCGCGCCGCGAGGAGGGCGAGGAGCTGCCGGCCGGCGAGTTCTTCCATGTCGCGTGTCCCTGTCGTGCCGGCTGCGGAGGGCGCAACCGGTCCTTGCCCGCCACTCGAAGAGCGTTCACGCTACCCTTTCGTTCCCGACTCGGCCACCCGGACCCGCGTGGAGATCCCCATGACCGACGACCTCCGTGAACTCGAAGCCATGGCCCGCCGATGGATGGACGACGACCCCGACCCCGCCACGCGTGAAGAGACCGCCCGCATGCTCGACGCGGGCGACACCGACGCGCTGCGCGAAGCCTTCGGAGCGCGCCTGGAGTTCGGGACCGCCGGCCTGCGCGGCGTGATCGGACCCGGTCCGAACCGCATGAACCGGGCACTCGTCCGGCGTGTGACCGCCGGTCTCGCCGACCATCTTCTCGCCCGGCAATCGCGGGCCCGCGAGATGGGTGTGGTGGTGGGCGGCGACGCACGCCGGCTCTCGCCCGAACTGGCCGAGGACACCGCGCGTGTTCTCGTGGGCAAGGGAATCCGTGTGCACTTCTTCGAGGACTTCGTGCCCACGCCTGTGCTCGCCTACGCCGTCCGCCGGTTGGGAGCGGCGGCCGGTGTGATCGTGACGGCCAGCCACAATCCGCCGGAGTACAACGGCTACAAGGTCTACTGGGACAACGCGGCGCAGATCGTTCCACCCCACGACCGTGGGATCAGCGCGGCGATCGATCGCG encodes the following:
- a CDS encoding phosphatase PAP2 family protein, which codes for MEELAGRQLLALLAARAADPVWHELWRAIAFLGSADFFAVALPVLFAIAPMRWALRLGLAFAASATTSEALKAAIGRPRIDPLEFGLPAGLEDPGAYASHAFPSGHTLMAVVLWGSVAANARSPWLRAACAVLVAAIAFSRLALVRHDLIDVGGGALIGAVLLVLLVWGERAWGDSLARLPRVERAGLWLLAALAAHLATGLEVTAVVLGVGAGVGVGAIAGAGWKRRTERTSVALAVPRVVLAVAGVAAVRWIAEPGDGFTPTTLFALYFVAAVWVAGLVPAALGGVHETTSDDERIRTARPGVARSPRVRT